A single window of Cupriavidus pauculus DNA harbors:
- a CDS encoding tripartite tricarboxylate transporter substrate binding protein, producing MAAVAVAGTAHAGSCASVRIVVPFPAGGAADQLARTLSMGLQQRQGTSIVVDNKPGANGNIGIDAVRRAAGDGCTWLVVPAGNLTINPTLFPALSYNVARDFRPVSLLASSPNVLAVHPSVKARTVPELVALAKLADQAGKPLGYASPGVGSGLHLAGELFHHKAGASMLHVPYKGTTQAVNDVVGGQVPMLFGTWPTLAPFVQSGALRAIAVTQSKRSPAAPDVRSLAEQGMPGIDVSSWYALLLPSATPRPLADALAVDVQTLFATPVIRSDLQRQGLEPVASTPEALATRIRDETASWATLIRTYHITPD from the coding sequence ATGGCAGCCGTCGCCGTGGCCGGCACGGCGCATGCCGGCTCCTGCGCGAGCGTGCGGATCGTCGTGCCGTTTCCGGCCGGCGGTGCGGCCGACCAGCTGGCCCGCACGCTTTCCATGGGGCTGCAGCAGCGCCAGGGCACGTCCATCGTCGTCGACAACAAGCCCGGCGCCAACGGCAATATCGGTATCGATGCGGTGAGGCGCGCGGCTGGCGATGGCTGCACCTGGCTGGTGGTGCCGGCCGGCAACCTGACCATCAATCCCACGCTGTTTCCGGCGCTTTCCTATAACGTGGCGCGTGATTTCCGCCCGGTGTCCCTGCTGGCCAGTTCTCCCAACGTGCTGGCCGTGCATCCGTCGGTCAAGGCGCGCACCGTGCCGGAACTGGTTGCGCTGGCGAAGCTGGCGGACCAGGCCGGAAAGCCGCTGGGCTATGCCAGCCCCGGCGTCGGCAGCGGCCTGCATCTGGCGGGCGAACTGTTTCACCACAAGGCAGGGGCGAGCATGCTGCACGTGCCGTACAAGGGCACGACGCAGGCCGTCAACGACGTGGTGGGCGGCCAGGTGCCCATGCTGTTCGGCACGTGGCCCACGCTGGCGCCGTTCGTGCAGTCCGGGGCCTTGCGTGCGATTGCGGTGACGCAGTCGAAGCGCTCGCCGGCCGCGCCCGATGTGCGGTCGCTGGCAGAGCAGGGCATGCCCGGTATCGATGTGAGTTCGTGGTACGCGCTGCTGCTGCCATCGGCCACGCCCAGGCCGCTGGCCGATGCGCTTGCCGTCGACGTCCAGACACTGTTCGCCACGCCGGTGATCCGCAGCGATCTGCAGCGCCAGGGCCTGGAGCCCGTGGCGAGCACGCCAGAAGCACTGGCCACGCGTATTCGCGATGAAACCGCGTCGTGGGCCACGCTGATCCGCACCTACCACATCACGCCGGACTAG
- a CDS encoding IclR family transcriptional regulator: MSKATPTEETQDKYIVPGLERGLRLLGEFSSKDRTLSAAELARRLQVPRSTVFRLLATLEMMGFVERTDGGREFRLGMAVLRLGFDYLASLELTELGRPLLDRLRDEIHYPCNLVVRDGRSIVYVAKSVAARPFTSTVNVGTRLPAHATVLGRVLLEDLALSELRELYPESRLEVFSESTPRTVEELYEMVQRDRQRGYVLHEGFFEASISTIAAPVRDRTRRVVAALGATIPAARIDPALLEPMVERVREAAAELSRLLDYRPMPEGMVAS; encoded by the coding sequence ATGAGTAAAGCCACTCCCACGGAGGAGACGCAGGACAAGTACATCGTGCCGGGTCTGGAGCGCGGGCTCAGGCTGCTGGGCGAGTTCAGCAGCAAGGACCGCACGCTGTCGGCGGCGGAACTGGCGCGGCGGCTGCAGGTGCCGCGTTCGACGGTGTTCCGGCTGCTGGCCACCCTGGAAATGATGGGGTTCGTGGAGCGCACGGACGGCGGGCGGGAGTTTCGCCTGGGGATGGCGGTGCTGCGGCTCGGTTTCGACTACCTGGCCTCGCTGGAGCTGACCGAACTGGGCCGGCCGCTGCTGGACAGGCTGCGTGACGAGATTCACTACCCGTGCAATCTCGTGGTGCGCGATGGCCGGTCCATCGTGTACGTGGCCAAGTCGGTGGCAGCCCGGCCGTTCACGAGTACGGTCAATGTCGGTACGCGCCTGCCGGCGCATGCCACGGTGCTGGGCCGCGTGCTGCTGGAAGACCTGGCGCTGTCGGAGCTGCGCGAGCTGTATCCGGAGTCGCGGCTAGAAGTGTTCTCGGAGAGCACGCCGCGCACGGTGGAAGAGTTGTACGAGATGGTGCAGCGTGACCGCCAGCGCGGCTACGTGCTGCACGAAGGGTTCTTCGAGGCGAGTATCTCGACCATTGCCGCGCCGGTGCGGGATCGTACCCGGCGCGTGGTGGCCGCACTCGGCGCGACGATTCCGGCGGCACGGATCGATCCGGCGCTGCTGGAACCGATGGTGGAAAGGGTGCGGGAGGCGGCAGCCGAGCTATCGCGCCTGCTGGATTACCGGCCCATGCCGGAAGGCATGGTGGCCAGCTAA
- a CDS encoding VOC family protein has translation MKVLGIDEIVYGADDFDACRGFFGDWGLAIKRDDAQGLDFETLNGCRVLVRKIADAALAAAIEDGPTLREVVWGVDNEASLAAIRDRIGNEPTFVSLQDGARIGCTDPNGLAVRFQVSRKHDVLVECARMNTWNDKPRMNERSPIYERAIPIEVGHVVFFVKDVKATERFYMEKFGFVQSDNYPGRGAFLRCAAEGGHHDLFLLQLPHGKAGLNHVAFTVRDIHEVFGGGMHMSRTGWDTQLGPGRHPISSAYFWYFKNPAGGLIEYYADEDQLDAHWEPREFEPGPTTFAEWAIEGGIDGNTRRQKNAGGPEGKFLTEKR, from the coding sequence ATGAAAGTATTGGGAATTGACGAAATCGTCTACGGTGCCGACGACTTCGACGCATGCCGTGGCTTCTTCGGCGACTGGGGCCTGGCCATCAAGCGCGACGACGCGCAGGGCCTGGACTTCGAGACGCTGAACGGCTGCCGCGTGCTGGTGCGCAAGATCGCCGACGCGGCGCTGGCGGCGGCGATCGAGGACGGCCCGACGCTGCGCGAAGTGGTGTGGGGCGTGGACAACGAGGCATCGCTGGCCGCCATCCGCGACCGTATCGGCAACGAGCCGACGTTCGTGTCGCTGCAGGATGGGGCACGCATCGGCTGCACCGACCCGAACGGCCTGGCAGTGCGCTTCCAGGTATCGCGCAAGCATGACGTGCTGGTGGAGTGCGCGCGCATGAACACGTGGAACGACAAGCCGCGCATGAACGAGCGGAGCCCGATCTACGAGCGCGCGATCCCCATCGAAGTGGGGCACGTGGTGTTCTTCGTGAAGGATGTGAAGGCCACCGAGCGCTTCTACATGGAGAAGTTCGGCTTCGTGCAATCGGACAACTACCCGGGCCGTGGCGCGTTCCTGCGCTGCGCGGCCGAGGGCGGTCACCACGACCTGTTCCTGCTGCAGCTGCCGCATGGCAAGGCCGGACTCAACCACGTGGCGTTCACGGTGCGCGATATCCACGAGGTGTTTGGCGGCGGCATGCACATGTCGCGCACGGGCTGGGATACGCAGCTCGGGCCGGGCCGGCATCCGATCTCGTCGGCGTACTTCTGGTACTTCAAGAATCCGGCCGGCGGCCTGATCGAGTACTACGCCGACGAAGACCAGCTCGATGCCCACTGGGAGCCGCGCGAATTCGAGCCAGGCCCGACCACGTTCGCCGAATGGGCGATCGAAGGCGGCATCGACGGCAATACTCGCCGGCAGAAGAACGCCGGCGGCCCGGAAGGCAAGTTCCTGACGGAAAAGCGTTAA
- a CDS encoding MFS transporter — protein sequence MQGAQAGTVAYGGAAAGEAATPSQTQAATPVTRGQIVARIERMPGNMMHVRARLLIGLATFFDGFDVIAIAATLPLLIGKWSLSPGQIGLLIAAPSVGQLVGALLFPALAERFGRLRSIGWSAGIIGLMSLACGFAPSFEIFLLLRIVQGLGLGGELPVAATYINEVTRAHGRGRFVLLYEIVFPIGLMVSNAMGAVLVPRYGWEVMYFLGGAPLVLFFVLRRVIPESPRWLAEKGRLAEADDALRQFEARAKQPLAPVGDASRFDAMGKHPRRRVRDLVGKAYLGRTLAVWMLWATCGFIQYGLSTWLPTVYKTVYHAPLQLALNLAAGASVLGVVGSLVCALVVDKVGRKPVINVSFVLCAASLILAGVFHASSVYVVATFCALAMGFLACGFITAYVYTPELYPTSVRAMGCGLGGAWLKVSAIFAPGIIASTIGTGNLSTAFLGLAVVPLLAAVTVFFLGIETKGQVLEELEI from the coding sequence ATGCAGGGCGCGCAGGCGGGCACCGTAGCCTACGGCGGCGCAGCGGCCGGCGAGGCCGCCACCCCATCCCAGACCCAGGCGGCCACGCCCGTGACACGCGGGCAGATCGTCGCCCGTATCGAGCGCATGCCCGGCAACATGATGCACGTGCGGGCACGGCTGCTGATCGGCCTGGCCACGTTTTTCGATGGCTTCGACGTGATCGCCATTGCCGCCACGCTGCCGCTGCTGATCGGCAAGTGGTCGCTGTCGCCGGGCCAGATCGGCTTGCTGATCGCCGCCCCGTCGGTGGGGCAACTGGTGGGTGCGCTGCTGTTTCCGGCGCTGGCCGAACGGTTTGGCCGCCTGCGGTCGATTGGCTGGAGCGCGGGCATCATCGGCCTGATGAGCCTGGCGTGCGGCTTCGCGCCGTCGTTCGAGATCTTCCTGTTGCTGCGCATCGTGCAGGGCCTTGGGCTTGGCGGCGAACTGCCGGTGGCGGCCACCTATATCAACGAGGTGACGCGCGCCCACGGCCGGGGCCGGTTCGTGCTGCTGTACGAGATCGTGTTCCCCATCGGGCTGATGGTCTCAAATGCGATGGGTGCCGTGCTGGTGCCGCGCTATGGCTGGGAAGTGATGTATTTCCTGGGCGGCGCGCCGCTGGTGCTGTTCTTCGTGCTGCGCCGCGTGATTCCGGAGTCGCCGCGCTGGCTGGCCGAGAAGGGCCGCCTGGCGGAAGCCGACGACGCGCTGCGCCAGTTCGAGGCGCGTGCGAAGCAGCCGCTGGCACCGGTTGGCGATGCATCGAGGTTCGACGCGATGGGCAAGCATCCGCGCCGCCGGGTGCGCGACCTGGTAGGCAAGGCGTATCTGGGCCGCACGCTGGCCGTATGGATGCTGTGGGCCACCTGCGGCTTTATCCAGTACGGGCTGTCCACATGGCTGCCCACCGTCTACAAGACCGTCTACCACGCGCCGCTGCAACTGGCGCTGAACCTGGCGGCGGGTGCCTCGGTACTGGGCGTGGTCGGGTCGCTGGTCTGTGCGCTGGTGGTGGACAAGGTTGGCCGCAAGCCGGTCATCAATGTCTCGTTCGTATTGTGCGCGGCGTCGCTGATCCTGGCGGGCGTGTTCCACGCATCGTCGGTCTATGTGGTGGCCACGTTCTGCGCGCTGGCGATGGGCTTCCTGGCCTGCGGATTCATCACGGCCTACGTCTATACGCCTGAACTCTACCCGACCAGCGTGCGGGCGATGGGGTGCGGGCTCGGCGGCGCGTGGCTCAAGGTGTCGGCAATCTTTGCCCCGGGCATCATCGCCTCCACCATCGGCACCGGCAACCTGAGCACCGCCTTCCTCGGGCTGGCGGTGGTGCCGCTGCTGGCTGCCGTCACCGTGTTCTTCCTCGGTATCGAAACCAAGGGCCAGGTCCTGGAAGAGCTGGAAATCTGA
- a CDS encoding (2Fe-2S)-binding protein: MDFVLNGQATHFGGDGDTPLLWVIRDDAGMTGTKYGCGIGACGACTVHVDGQAQRSCVTPVSSVAGRSVTTIEGLSPDRSSKVQQAWIAKDVPQCGYCQSGMVMAVSALLKQNPHPTDKEIDAAVTNLCRCATYHRIREAIHAAAK, encoded by the coding sequence ATGGACTTTGTGTTGAACGGGCAGGCGACGCACTTCGGTGGCGACGGCGATACGCCGCTGCTGTGGGTGATACGCGACGACGCCGGGATGACCGGCACCAAGTACGGCTGCGGCATCGGCGCATGCGGGGCATGCACCGTCCACGTCGACGGGCAGGCGCAGCGGTCGTGCGTGACGCCGGTGTCCAGCGTGGCGGGGCGCAGCGTCACCACGATCGAAGGCCTGTCGCCCGACCGATCGTCGAAGGTGCAGCAGGCGTGGATCGCCAAGGATGTGCCGCAATGCGGCTACTGCCAGTCGGGCATGGTGATGGCGGTCAGCGCGCTGCTCAAGCAGAACCCGCACCCCACCGACAAGGAAATCGACGCGGCCGTGACCAACCTGTGCCGCTGCGCCACCTATCACCGCATCCGGGAGGCCATCCATGCCGCAGCAAAGTGA
- a CDS encoding PDR/VanB family oxidoreductase, translated as MSASQSLTLRVQAMRFEARGVVSVELRDPEGTPLPAFAPGAHIDLHLANGLVRSYSLCGAPEQCDRYTVGVLNDRNSRGGSRFVHEQLRVGTTLTVAVPRNHFALDEDAAHTVLVAGGIGVTPIVCMARRLAERGRSFTLLYCARSRAEAAFVEQLSAYGDAVRFHFDDEAGVPPDLKAMLAGQDATTHFYCCGPGPMLNAFEAACEAHGYPNVHIERFAADPATEAVQEGEYSVQLQRSGKTVRVPSGKSLLDALLESGVAVEYSCREGVCGSCETAVVEGCPDHRDSVLSNSERESNQTMMVCVSGCKGQRLVLDL; from the coding sequence ATGAGTGCGAGCCAATCTTTAACCCTGCGCGTGCAGGCCATGCGCTTCGAGGCGCGTGGCGTTGTCAGCGTCGAACTGCGCGATCCCGAAGGCACGCCGCTGCCGGCATTCGCGCCGGGCGCGCATATCGACCTGCATCTGGCCAACGGCCTGGTGCGCAGCTATTCGCTGTGCGGCGCGCCCGAACAGTGCGACCGCTACACCGTTGGCGTGCTCAACGACCGCAACAGCCGTGGCGGCTCGCGTTTCGTGCACGAGCAGTTGCGCGTCGGCACCACGCTGACGGTGGCGGTGCCGCGCAACCATTTCGCGCTGGACGAGGATGCCGCACACACGGTGCTGGTCGCCGGCGGCATCGGCGTGACTCCGATCGTGTGCATGGCGCGGCGCCTGGCCGAGCGCGGCCGCTCGTTCACGCTGCTGTATTGCGCACGCTCGCGTGCGGAGGCGGCGTTCGTCGAGCAGCTGTCGGCCTATGGCGACGCCGTGCGCTTTCACTTCGACGACGAGGCCGGCGTGCCGCCGGACCTGAAGGCGATGCTGGCGGGGCAGGACGCCACCACGCACTTCTATTGCTGCGGCCCCGGCCCGATGCTCAACGCCTTCGAGGCGGCCTGCGAAGCGCACGGCTACCCGAACGTGCATATCGAACGCTTCGCGGCCGACCCGGCCACCGAAGCGGTGCAGGAGGGCGAGTACAGCGTCCAGCTGCAGCGCTCCGGCAAGACCGTGCGCGTGCCGTCCGGCAAGTCGCTGCTCGACGCTTTGCTGGAATCCGGCGTGGCCGTGGAGTACAGCTGCCGCGAAGGCGTGTGCGGTTCGTGCGAGACAGCGGTGGTCGAAGGTTGTCCCGATCACCGCGACAGCGTGCTTAGCAACAGCGAGCGCGAATCGAACCAGACGATGATGGTCTGCGTATCCGGTTGCAAGGGCCAGCGCCTGGTGCTGGACCTTTGA
- a CDS encoding xanthine dehydrogenase family protein molybdopterin-binding subunit, which translates to MPQQSEILASPARRGFLKGSAALAGALCIPLPALASRTVDSGPHGTHEITDWIWIEPNGKITLGLSQCECGQGVYTGMPQVLADELDADWQNITVTFVTGRDAYRTGAAYEDPQQFVGASMSATLFYQRLRIAGAQAREVLMMTAAKRLQVRPGQCHTDKGRVYHGATGRSFSYGELALEAAKLPLNPTPRLKNEAAHQLIGKDLLRLDTPAKVDGSAEFGIDVRVPDMLYGALKMPPTVTGKVTGIRNADAVQAMPGVKAVVRAPDAAIVVATSYWLAKKGADALELDIDPGAAKDLDSDNIMAARQAALGAPEAVVATRLGDADAALSAGGRIVEADYHTPYIVHATMESVNATVHVRDDAIEVWGPIQGQDFVRNALGKLYSRKPETVIVHTTFLGGSFGRKFLPDFVIHAARASAAVGKPVKVIRSREDDIRHGFYRPGVSGRFRAVLDDKGMPVAMHARLTGQSLYGVIKADRMAKNGGWDETMLEAIYDCVYRVPNLKVDMIDVKQPIPVSFMRSVGSTSSIFMLESFVNEMADAAGMDPYRYRRVLLAHNPLALRTLDAAAKAANWDRKPQANVTRAFTFNLYTGRGEAFQTYVAMALELKRAGKSFSVKRVVCAVECGRAINPNLIRANIEGGIGFALTNTLNSEITFKGGVVQQSNFHDYPLLRLAEMPKIEVVIVDSDRPPQGCGEVSLGPVAPAVAHALYKATRSRRRSMPMKLEA; encoded by the coding sequence ATGCCGCAGCAAAGTGAGATCCTGGCGAGCCCCGCGCGGCGCGGCTTCCTCAAGGGCAGTGCGGCGCTGGCGGGCGCTTTGTGCATCCCGCTGCCGGCGCTGGCCAGCCGCACCGTCGACAGCGGCCCCCACGGCACCCACGAGATAACCGACTGGATCTGGATCGAGCCGAACGGCAAGATCACGCTCGGCCTGTCGCAGTGCGAGTGCGGGCAGGGGGTCTACACCGGCATGCCGCAGGTCCTCGCAGACGAACTCGACGCGGACTGGCAGAACATCACCGTGACGTTCGTCACCGGGCGCGATGCCTACCGCACGGGGGCGGCGTATGAAGATCCGCAGCAGTTCGTCGGCGCGTCGATGTCGGCCACGCTGTTCTACCAGCGCCTGCGCATTGCCGGCGCGCAGGCGCGCGAAGTGCTGATGATGACGGCGGCAAAGCGGCTGCAGGTACGGCCCGGGCAGTGTCATACCGACAAGGGCCGCGTGTATCACGGCGCCACCGGGCGCTCGTTCTCCTATGGCGAACTGGCCCTGGAAGCAGCGAAGCTGCCGCTGAATCCGACGCCGCGCCTCAAGAACGAGGCGGCGCACCAGCTGATCGGCAAGGACCTGCTGCGCCTCGATACGCCGGCCAAGGTCGACGGTTCGGCCGAGTTCGGCATCGACGTCAGAGTGCCGGACATGCTGTACGGCGCCCTGAAGATGCCGCCCACCGTGACCGGCAAGGTCACCGGCATCCGCAATGCCGACGCGGTCCAGGCGATGCCTGGCGTCAAGGCCGTGGTGCGGGCCCCCGACGCGGCAATTGTCGTCGCGACAAGCTACTGGCTGGCAAAGAAGGGCGCCGACGCGCTGGAGCTCGATATCGATCCGGGCGCGGCGAAAGACCTGGACAGCGACAACATCATGGCCGCACGCCAGGCTGCGCTCGGTGCGCCGGAGGCGGTTGTCGCCACCCGGCTCGGCGATGCCGACGCGGCACTGTCTGCGGGCGGGCGGATCGTGGAGGCCGACTACCACACGCCGTACATCGTGCACGCGACGATGGAGTCGGTGAACGCCACGGTGCATGTGCGCGACGATGCGATCGAGGTCTGGGGGCCGATCCAGGGCCAGGATTTCGTGCGCAACGCACTAGGCAAGCTGTATAGCCGCAAGCCGGAGACCGTGATCGTTCACACGACATTCCTGGGCGGCAGCTTCGGGCGCAAGTTCCTGCCGGATTTCGTGATCCATGCCGCGCGCGCCTCGGCCGCGGTCGGCAAGCCGGTCAAGGTGATCCGCTCGCGCGAGGACGATATCCGGCACGGCTTCTATCGCCCCGGCGTCTCGGGCCGCTTCCGCGCCGTACTGGACGACAAGGGCATGCCGGTGGCCATGCACGCGCGCCTGACGGGGCAGTCGCTCTACGGCGTCATCAAGGCCGATCGCATGGCGAAGAATGGCGGCTGGGACGAAACGATGCTCGAAGCCATCTACGACTGCGTCTACCGCGTGCCGAACCTCAAGGTCGACATGATCGACGTGAAGCAGCCGATTCCGGTCAGCTTCATGCGCAGCGTGGGTTCGACATCGAGCATTTTCATGCTGGAGAGCTTCGTCAACGAGATGGCCGATGCGGCAGGCATGGATCCGTACCGCTACCGGCGTGTATTGCTGGCCCACAATCCCCTGGCGCTGCGCACGCTCGATGCGGCGGCAAAGGCTGCCAACTGGGATCGCAAGCCCCAGGCCAACGTCACGCGCGCCTTCACGTTCAATCTCTACACGGGGCGCGGGGAGGCATTCCAGACCTACGTGGCGATGGCGCTGGAGCTGAAGCGCGCGGGCAAGTCATTCAGCGTGAAGCGGGTGGTGTGCGCGGTGGAGTGCGGCAGGGCGATCAATCCGAACCTGATCCGCGCTAACATCGAGGGCGGCATCGGCTTTGCATTGACGAATACGCTCAATAGCGAGATCACGTTCAAGGGCGGCGTGGTGCAGCAGAGCAATTTCCACGACTATCCGTTGTTGCGCCTGGCCGAAATGCCGAAGATCGAGGTAGTGATCGTCGATAGCGACCGTCCGCCGCAGGGCTGCGGCGAGGTGTCGCTTGGGCCAGTGGCGCCTGCCGTGGCGCATGCGCTGTACAAGGCAACGCGGTCACGACGCCGGTCGATGCCGATGAAGCTGGAAGCCTGA
- a CDS encoding site-specific integrase yields MPRRLTIPDGLPDPAALAALRAWYEGASSREAADRYLRDRIADGQSARGIVGAIRRQLVQYARQRRRHDLADIFVCSTTERVGYARAAAAAIEQLRVTAAPSPQISDAVAQWLPARAVRALQAAGITNLADLTVRIPRRRQWWTAVPGLGPASARQIEAFFATHPALTERARALVVADRKPIVTPWEHLRLPHEVDGSAGAFRAPLSTCILGVDNDYEAIQAWLALHESSATQRAYRKEAERLILWAIVARGKALSSLTTKDATDYRAFLRRPTPRERWVGPPRPRTSPDWRPFVDNLSARSVAHALAVLSALFRWLVEQRYVLANPFAGIKVRGSQRAMAVETTHAFTEGEWLLVRTIANGLEWSYGWQAAAAQRLRFLLDFGYATGLRISELANAALRHLDVDAAGDHWLHLVGKGGKPARVTLTPLARAALERYLLERGLPVSRARWNPDMPLIGSLDGGEAGITPLRLWEVMRRFFRLAAHIIEGDHPPLAEKLRRATPHWMRHTHATHALAKGVELSAVRDNLRHASISTTSIYLHTDDVKRTRQFGQAFAA; encoded by the coding sequence ATGCCCCGACGCCTCACTATTCCCGATGGCCTGCCCGACCCCGCCGCCCTTGCCGCGCTGCGCGCCTGGTACGAGGGCGCTTCCTCGCGTGAGGCGGCAGACCGCTACCTACGTGATCGGATTGCCGATGGCCAATCGGCTAGAGGCATCGTTGGCGCGATCCGGCGCCAGCTCGTTCAGTATGCCCGGCAGCGCCGGCGCCACGATCTGGCGGACATCTTCGTGTGCTCCACAACCGAGCGCGTGGGTTACGCCCGGGCCGCCGCGGCAGCCATCGAGCAACTGCGTGTGACCGCAGCGCCTTCGCCGCAGATCAGCGATGCTGTGGCACAGTGGCTGCCAGCGCGCGCGGTACGCGCCCTGCAGGCCGCTGGCATCACCAACCTGGCCGACCTTACCGTTCGTATCCCCCGCCGGCGACAGTGGTGGACCGCCGTCCCGGGCCTCGGACCCGCCAGCGCCCGCCAGATCGAGGCGTTCTTTGCCACACACCCGGCGCTTACCGAGCGCGCCCGCGCCTTGGTCGTCGCCGATCGAAAGCCCATCGTGACGCCGTGGGAACACCTGCGGCTGCCCCACGAGGTTGACGGCTCCGCCGGCGCCTTCCGCGCTCCGCTGTCGACCTGCATCCTGGGCGTGGACAACGATTACGAGGCCATCCAAGCCTGGCTGGCCCTCCACGAATCCTCGGCCACGCAGCGCGCCTACCGCAAGGAAGCCGAACGGCTGATCCTGTGGGCCATCGTCGCGCGAGGGAAGGCCCTTTCATCCTTGACGACCAAGGACGCGACCGACTATCGGGCATTTTTACGCAGGCCCACGCCGCGCGAGCGCTGGGTCGGACCACCACGGCCACGCACGTCGCCGGACTGGCGCCCGTTTGTCGATAACCTCTCGGCGCGCTCAGTCGCGCATGCGCTGGCCGTCCTCAGCGCGCTGTTCCGCTGGCTGGTGGAACAGCGCTATGTGCTTGCCAACCCCTTTGCGGGTATCAAGGTGCGCGGCAGCCAGCGTGCCATGGCCGTGGAAACTACCCATGCCTTCACCGAAGGAGAATGGCTGCTGGTGCGCACCATCGCCAACGGTCTCGAGTGGTCGTACGGCTGGCAAGCCGCGGCCGCACAGCGGCTTCGTTTTCTGCTGGATTTCGGATACGCCACGGGACTGCGGATCAGCGAACTGGCCAATGCCGCGTTGCGTCACCTCGACGTCGACGCCGCAGGCGATCACTGGCTGCACCTGGTTGGCAAAGGTGGCAAGCCCGCTAGGGTCACATTGACGCCCTTGGCGCGGGCAGCGCTGGAACGCTACCTGCTGGAGCGCGGGCTCCCTGTCAGCCGTGCTCGCTGGAACCCCGATATGCCATTAATCGGTAGCCTGGATGGTGGCGAAGCCGGCATTACGCCTCTGCGCCTGTGGGAAGTCATGCGCCGATTCTTCAGGCTTGCGGCGCACATCATCGAAGGCGATCATCCACCTTTGGCAGAGAAGCTCCGGCGGGCGACACCACACTGGATGCGGCACACCCACGCGACCCACGCGCTGGCAAAGGGCGTCGAACTGAGCGCTGTGCGCGACAACCTGCGCCACGCCTCAATTTCAACCACGTCCATCTACTTGCATACCGATGACGTCAAGCGGACGCGGCAGTTCGGCCAGGCATTCGCTGCCTGA